From Sporocytophaga myxococcoides, the proteins below share one genomic window:
- a CDS encoding DEAD/DEAH box helicase, translating to MTFEELNLDDAVQQALKDIGFKTPSPVQELAIPAILDNKDVIACAQTGTGKTAAYLLPIIHRNHLNPHPGIDTLILAPTRELAVQIDQQVDGFSFYTSVSSIAVYGGNDGSVWEQQKNALKQGSPIVIATPGRLIAHLTSAQISFADLKHLILDEADRMLEMGFYDDIVKIINYLPRQRQNILFSATMPSKIRQLADKILFRPLQINIAISKPAEGIDQRAYMTYDAQKLPLIKELLQGKEDELPSIVIFCSTKQNVKILEKELKRLNFSVKGFHSDLEQSEREQIMNLFRNREVQILVATDILSRGIDIENINLVVNYDVPHDAEDYVHRIGRTARASSTGIAITFINEKEIRKFNRIEQLIEKEIPKLPLPEFLGEGPAYEIKSKPKPSQGKKKKFFKKKKNNTNNKS from the coding sequence TTGACATTTGAAGAACTTAACCTAGATGATGCAGTTCAACAGGCTCTGAAAGACATTGGATTTAAAACGCCCTCTCCTGTTCAGGAACTCGCCATCCCCGCCATCCTCGACAATAAAGATGTTATAGCCTGCGCCCAGACAGGTACCGGGAAAACAGCAGCTTACCTTTTACCTATTATCCATAGAAACCACCTTAATCCACATCCTGGTATAGACACCCTGATCCTGGCGCCGACAAGAGAACTTGCTGTTCAGATTGATCAACAGGTAGACGGATTCAGCTTTTACACATCGGTAAGTAGCATTGCTGTGTATGGAGGTAATGACGGAAGCGTTTGGGAACAGCAGAAAAATGCACTGAAGCAAGGTTCCCCTATTGTAATTGCGACACCAGGAAGACTGATTGCCCACCTTACATCTGCACAAATCTCCTTTGCAGATCTGAAACATCTGATTTTGGATGAAGCAGACCGTATGCTGGAAATGGGGTTCTATGATGATATTGTTAAGATCATCAATTACCTTCCAAGACAAAGACAGAACATACTTTTTTCAGCAACCATGCCTTCTAAAATCAGGCAGCTGGCAGATAAAATATTATTCAGACCTTTGCAGATCAATATAGCTATATCAAAACCAGCAGAAGGAATTGATCAAAGAGCATATATGACTTACGATGCTCAAAAGCTTCCTTTGATCAAAGAACTGTTACAAGGAAAGGAAGATGAGCTTCCATCTATAGTCATTTTCTGCTCTACTAAACAAAATGTAAAAATACTTGAGAAAGAGCTAAAGAGACTGAACTTCTCTGTAAAAGGATTTCACTCAGACCTTGAGCAATCTGAACGGGAGCAGATCATGAACCTTTTCAGAAACAGAGAGGTGCAGATTCTGGTAGCAACGGACATTCTTTCAAGAGGTATTGATATAGAAAATATTAACCTGGTCGTGAACTACGACGTGCCTCATGATGCAGAAGACTATGTGCACCGTATAGGCAGAACAGCAAGAGCATCAAGTACTGGTATTGCCATCACTTTTATCAATGAGAAAGAGATCCGAAAATTTAACAGGATAGAACAACTAATAGAGAAAGAAATACCCAAACTTCCTCTTCCTGAATTTTTGGGTGAAGGTCCGGCATATGAGATTAAATCCAAGCCCAAACCTTCACAAGGAAAAAAGAAAAAATTCTTTAAAAAGAAAAAAAACAATACTAACAACAAATCATGA
- a CDS encoding FKBP-type peptidyl-prolyl cis-trans isomerase, with protein MKLVNVFAAAGLGILALSTPSLAQKKSKKGMEQQTFTLKTKIDTVSYALGANIAENLKQQGFENLSLDAFAQAFKDVADKKQLLVSSEQARNILNEYFAQLQQEKANKNLAEGQKFLEENKKKPGVVTLPSGLQYQVIKEGDGPTPKATDKVTTHYHGTLINGTVFDSSVERGQPATFPVNGVIQGWVEALQLMKVGSKWRLFVPSNLAYGERGAGESIGPNTTLIFEVELLSISQ; from the coding sequence ATGAAACTAGTCAATGTATTTGCTGCGGCAGGATTGGGAATTTTAGCCTTGTCTACTCCCTCTTTGGCGCAGAAAAAATCTAAAAAAGGAATGGAACAACAAACTTTTACATTAAAAACCAAAATCGACACTGTTAGCTATGCGCTCGGTGCCAATATTGCAGAAAACCTAAAACAACAAGGTTTTGAAAACTTAAGCTTGGATGCATTTGCTCAGGCTTTTAAAGATGTAGCTGACAAAAAACAATTACTGGTTTCTTCAGAGCAAGCAAGAAATATTCTGAACGAGTATTTTGCTCAACTTCAACAGGAAAAAGCAAATAAAAACCTGGCTGAAGGACAAAAATTCCTTGAAGAAAATAAAAAGAAGCCAGGTGTTGTAACATTGCCAAGCGGCTTACAATATCAGGTAATCAAAGAAGGTGATGGCCCTACTCCTAAAGCAACTGATAAGGTGACTACTCACTATCATGGTACTTTAATAAATGGAACTGTTTTCGACAGCTCTGTAGAAAGAGGTCAACCAGCAACTTTTCCTGTAAACGGTGTAATTCAAGGTTGGGTAGAAGCACTTCAACTTATGAAAGTAGGTTCAAAATGGAGACTGTTTGTACCTTCTAATTTAGCTTACGGAGAAAGAGGTGCCGGAGAATCTATCGGACCAAACACCACTCTCATTTTCGAAGTAGAATTACTTTCTATAAGCCAATAA
- the arfB gene encoding alternative ribosome rescue aminoacyl-tRNA hydrolase ArfB, with the protein MITEKISQLLREVTFQASRSSGPGGQNVNKVNSKIELIFSVAHSSHFTEEEKHLLFKKLGHKINSEGELRVVAQTERTQTGNKRLAETKFIQIIENALKKPKKRINTKPTLSSVADRKNLKKKLSEKKSLRRTKFFD; encoded by the coding sequence ATGATTACGGAAAAAATCAGTCAGCTGCTTCGTGAAGTAACCTTTCAGGCTAGCAGGAGCAGCGGGCCAGGAGGACAGAATGTAAATAAAGTCAATTCCAAAATTGAATTGATTTTTTCCGTAGCTCATTCATCACATTTTACAGAGGAAGAAAAACACCTACTTTTTAAAAAGCTTGGCCACAAAATTAATTCTGAAGGAGAGCTAAGGGTGGTTGCGCAAACAGAAAGAACTCAGACTGGAAATAAGAGACTGGCTGAAACCAAATTTATTCAAATCATTGAAAATGCTTTAAAAAAGCCCAAGAAGCGAATAAATACAAAGCCTACACTTTCCTCCGTCGCTGACCGAAAAAATCTGAAGAAAAAACTTTCCGAAAAGAAATCTCTCCGGAGAACAAAATTCTTTGATTGA
- a CDS encoding DUF3127 domain-containing protein — translation MALELTGKVVKILPEQTGSGKNGNWVKQEFVIETTNEQYPKKVCCSAWGDKAGIVKNLKSGDEVKVGINIESREYNERWYTDVRAWKIDTIGGGQSSDEPSGGYAFGADSGESTDDLPF, via the coding sequence AGAATTAACAGGAAAAGTTGTTAAAATCCTTCCGGAACAAACCGGCTCCGGAAAAAATGGAAATTGGGTAAAACAAGAGTTTGTAATTGAAACCACCAATGAGCAATACCCAAAAAAGGTTTGCTGTTCCGCTTGGGGCGACAAAGCTGGAATTGTTAAAAACCTTAAATCAGGTGATGAAGTGAAAGTAGGTATCAACATTGAATCAAGGGAATACAATGAACGTTGGTATACCGATGTAAGAGCCTGGAAAATAGATACAATAGGAGGTGGTCAATCTTCAGATGAACCATCAGGAGGTTATGCTTTCGGTGCTGATTCAGGAGAATCTACAGACGATCTTCCTTTCTAA